Proteins from one Ketobacter alkanivorans genomic window:
- a CDS encoding protein-methionine-sulfoxide reductase heme-binding subunit MsrQ codes for MLKSSSLLRAFLHVLLLWPLLWLVYRVIAGDIGTDPAESIVRYLGFTGACMLWACLAITPLRLISGNPSWVSYRRALGLWAFFYTSLHLAAFLIVWAGLDLDIIIEEITKRLYVYIGLAAWLLLLPLAVTSTKASRRKLGRRWVVLHKLIYPSAVLAVVHMLWLAKLDYLQPALFAVMLFLLLLMRRNPKRN; via the coding sequence ATGCTTAAATCTTCGTCATTGTTAAGAGCGTTCCTGCATGTGCTGCTGCTGTGGCCGCTGCTGTGGCTTGTGTATCGCGTGATCGCCGGAGATATTGGCACCGACCCTGCGGAAAGTATTGTCAGGTATTTGGGCTTTACGGGCGCTTGCATGCTTTGGGCATGTCTAGCCATTACCCCGTTGCGTCTAATATCGGGTAATCCTAGCTGGGTCAGCTATCGTCGCGCCCTGGGCCTGTGGGCGTTTTTCTACACAAGTCTGCACCTGGCTGCCTTCCTGATAGTATGGGCTGGATTGGATCTTGATATCATCATAGAAGAGATAACAAAACGGCTGTATGTGTATATAGGTTTGGCTGCGTGGCTGTTGTTATTGCCGCTGGCAGTAACCTCAACCAAGGCATCGCGACGTAAATTGGGCAGGCGCTGGGTGGTGCTTCATAAGTTGATTTACCCCTCAGCAGTGCTTGCGGTCGTTCACATGCTTTGGTTAGCTAAGCTCGATTACCTGCAACCAGCGTTGTTTGCGGTGATGCTATTCCTGTTGCTTCTAATGCGCAGAAACCCTAAAAGAAATTGA
- the msrP gene encoding protein-methionine-sulfoxide reductase catalytic subunit MsrP, with translation MLIKASDKTTPKSYELTSESDYWSRRAWLKAAGYFGAGLAAAVSLPVVGAPASPETWQAMLKQKLADSVAWAGSSRDKPTPYEDIIQYNNFYEFGTGKDDPARLSKSFKVDPWRVQVAGEVAKPGNFTLEDILKPHALEDRIYRFRCVEAWSMVVPWVGFPLADLLRRFEPTSSAKYVRFETLVDPDRFPAQRFGRSTISWPYVEGLRMDEAMHPLTLMVVGVYGKTLLPQNGAPLRLMVPWKYGFKSIKSIVKIEFTSTAPKTTWQQLASSEYGFYANVNPEVDHPRWSQKRERRLPNSLWDPNWVPTQKFNGYEEQVAALYDKMNLRTHF, from the coding sequence ATGCTGATTAAGGCTAGCGACAAAACAACCCCCAAATCCTATGAGCTTACCTCAGAGAGCGATTACTGGTCCCGTCGCGCCTGGCTTAAGGCTGCAGGCTACTTCGGTGCTGGTTTGGCTGCTGCGGTCAGTCTGCCTGTGGTGGGGGCTCCTGCCTCGCCTGAAACATGGCAGGCAATGCTCAAGCAGAAGCTGGCCGACAGTGTCGCATGGGCTGGTTCATCCAGAGATAAGCCCACACCTTACGAAGACATCATCCAATACAATAATTTCTACGAGTTCGGAACCGGTAAAGACGATCCTGCTCGCCTTAGTAAATCATTCAAGGTTGACCCTTGGCGTGTGCAGGTGGCGGGGGAGGTGGCAAAGCCAGGCAACTTCACGCTGGAGGACATTCTCAAGCCGCACGCGCTTGAGGATCGCATATACCGATTTCGCTGCGTCGAAGCATGGTCAATGGTGGTGCCTTGGGTTGGCTTCCCGCTAGCGGATCTTCTCAGGCGGTTTGAGCCCACATCAAGCGCAAAATATGTGCGATTTGAGACGTTGGTTGATCCGGACCGATTCCCTGCTCAGCGTTTCGGTCGCTCAACCATATCATGGCCTTATGTGGAAGGGCTCAGGATGGATGAAGCCATGCATCCGCTGACATTGATGGTCGTAGGCGTATACGGTAAAACCCTGCTGCCGCAGAACGGTGCGCCATTGCGTCTAATGGTGCCTTGGAAATATGGTTTTAAAAGCATCAAATCCATCGTCAAAATCGAATTTACCTCCACCGCCCCCAAAACAACCTGGCAGCAACTGGCTTCAAGCGAATACGGGTTTTACGCCAACGTGAATCCAGAAGTTGACCATCCACGCTGGAGCCAAAAGCGTGAGCGCCGTCTCCCCAATAGCCTGTGGGATCCCAACTGGGTACCAACCCAAAAGTTCAACGGCTATGAGGAGCAGGTGGCTGCCCTATACGACAAAATGAACCTGCGCACCCATTTTTGA
- the pssA gene encoding CDP-diacylglycerol--serine O-phosphatidyltransferase, protein MVDKRQHPKKKDTNPTRQPVDESIEAESATDQQDYEEHHDFDDHDGVTFEVVEGEELEGGKKIRRRGVYLLPNLFTTGALFSGFYAIIAAMNGMFEQSAIAVFVAMILDGLDGRVARMTNTQSEFGAQYDSLADCISFGVAPALVSYSWSLSSMGKVGWMVAFVYAACAALRLARFNVQIDTADKRYFTGLPSPAAAAVVAGMVWCGTEYQLDGQVIAVIAALVTGFAAVMMVSNVKYSSFKELDFKGRVPFVAILVVVLVLAVVASYPSQMLLAIFLLYALSGPLLALRRKSS, encoded by the coding sequence ATGGTAGACAAACGGCAGCATCCCAAAAAAAAGGACACAAATCCGACTCGGCAGCCTGTCGATGAGAGCATCGAGGCTGAATCGGCCACAGACCAGCAGGATTATGAAGAGCATCATGACTTTGACGATCACGATGGAGTGACGTTTGAGGTCGTAGAGGGTGAGGAGCTGGAGGGAGGCAAAAAAATCCGCCGCCGAGGCGTCTATTTACTACCCAACCTGTTCACAACGGGCGCGCTCTTTTCAGGTTTCTACGCCATCATCGCCGCAATGAACGGCATGTTCGAGCAGTCGGCCATTGCAGTATTCGTTGCCATGATACTGGATGGGCTTGATGGGCGCGTTGCACGGATGACCAACACGCAGAGTGAGTTTGGTGCACAGTACGACAGTCTTGCCGATTGCATTTCCTTCGGGGTGGCACCTGCGCTGGTGTCTTATTCTTGGTCGTTGTCCAGTATGGGTAAAGTCGGGTGGATGGTGGCCTTCGTTTACGCAGCCTGTGCTGCACTCAGGCTGGCCCGTTTCAATGTTCAGATCGATACAGCAGATAAACGATACTTTACTGGGCTGCCCAGCCCTGCCGCCGCCGCGGTGGTTGCAGGCATGGTCTGGTGCGGGACGGAGTATCAGCTCGATGGCCAGGTTATTGCCGTGATTGCCGCTCTCGTCACAGGGTTTGCAGCCGTTATGATGGTGAGCAACGTCAAGTACAGCAGCTTTAAAGAGCTGGACTTCAAAGGGCGAGTGCCATTTGTTGCCATCCTTGTGGTGGTGTTGGTGTTGGCCGTTGTTGCCTCCTACCCCTCGCAAATGCTACTGGCAATCTTTCTGCTTTACGCGCTCAGTGGCCCGTTGCTGGCGTTGCGTCGAAAATCTAGCTAG
- the ilvC gene encoding ketol-acid reductoisomerase: MAKKAFTHRGRTMQVYYDKDCDLSIIQSKKVAIIGYGSQGHAHANNLKDSGVEVVVALREGSATAAKAEAAGLSVKSVPEAVQWADLIMILTPDEFQAQLYKNEIEPNLKQGATLAFAHGFAIHYNQVVPRADLDVIMVAPKAPGHTVRSEFVKGGGIPDLVAIYQDASGNAKNVALSYASGVGGGRTGIIETTFKDETETDLFGEQAVLCGGAVELVKAGFETLVEAGYAPEMAYFECLHELKLIVDLMYEGGIANMNYSISNNAEYGEYVTGPEVINDESRAAMRNALKRIQDGEYAKMFIAEGAHNYPSMTAYRRNNAAHPIEQVGAKLREMMPWIQANKIIDKSKN, encoded by the coding sequence ATTGCGAAGAAAGCATTTACACATAGAGGAAGAACCATGCAAGTTTATTACGACAAAGATTGCGACCTTTCCATTATCCAAAGCAAGAAAGTTGCGATCATCGGTTACGGCTCACAAGGCCATGCGCACGCCAACAACCTGAAAGACTCCGGCGTTGAAGTCGTGGTAGCTCTGCGAGAGGGTTCTGCAACCGCTGCTAAAGCCGAAGCCGCTGGTCTGAGTGTCAAGTCTGTGCCAGAGGCAGTGCAGTGGGCTGACCTGATCATGATCCTGACTCCAGACGAATTTCAGGCTCAACTCTACAAAAACGAAATCGAGCCTAACCTGAAGCAGGGCGCAACCCTGGCATTCGCTCACGGTTTTGCTATCCACTACAATCAAGTTGTACCTCGTGCAGATCTTGACGTCATCATGGTTGCTCCTAAAGCACCTGGTCATACAGTGCGCTCCGAGTTCGTTAAAGGCGGTGGTATCCCTGACCTGGTTGCCATCTATCAGGATGCTTCCGGCAATGCCAAAAATGTAGCTCTTTCTTATGCTTCCGGCGTAGGTGGTGGTCGTACCGGCATTATCGAAACTACGTTTAAAGATGAGACCGAAACAGATCTGTTTGGTGAGCAGGCGGTTCTGTGTGGTGGTGCAGTCGAGCTGGTTAAAGCCGGTTTTGAAACCCTGGTTGAAGCGGGTTATGCCCCTGAGATGGCGTATTTTGAGTGTCTGCACGAGTTGAAGCTGATTGTAGATTTGATGTACGAAGGCGGTATCGCCAACATGAACTACTCAATCTCCAACAATGCAGAATACGGTGAGTACGTAACGGGTCCAGAGGTCATCAATGATGAGTCCCGTGCTGCCATGCGTAATGCGCTTAAGCGTATTCAGGATGGTGAGTATGCCAAAATGTTCATCGCAGAAGGTGCGCACAACTATCCTTCCATGACAGCGTATCGTCGTAATAATGCAGCGCACCCTATTGAGCAGGTAGGTGCTAAGTTGCGCGAAATGATGCCTTGGATTCAGGCTAACAAAATCATCGACAAGTCCAAGAACTAA
- the ilvN gene encoding acetolactate synthase small subunit has product MRRIISILLENEPGALSRVVGLFSQRGYNIETLTVAPTNDPTLSRLTLTTSGSDRTIEQITKQLNKLIEVVKLVDLSEGAHIERELMLVKLKATGAQRAEIKRTADIFRGQIVDVTSSVYTVQLAGASDKLDAFLESVGEASILEVVRSGVSGIARGDKVLAL; this is encoded by the coding sequence ATGCGACGAATTATTTCTATCCTGTTGGAAAACGAACCGGGTGCATTGTCGCGAGTTGTAGGCTTGTTTTCCCAGCGCGGGTACAACATCGAAACTCTGACAGTGGCGCCCACCAATGATCCAACCCTGTCCCGGTTGACACTGACCACATCGGGCTCGGATCGTACCATCGAGCAGATAACCAAACAGCTCAACAAGCTGATCGAAGTGGTTAAGCTGGTAGATCTCAGCGAAGGCGCTCATATAGAGCGTGAGTTAATGCTGGTTAAGTTGAAAGCCACCGGTGCTCAGCGTGCTGAGATCAAACGTACTGCTGATATCTTTCGCGGCCAAATCGTGGATGTGACCAGCTCGGTCTATACCGTGCAGTTGGCAGGTGCCAGCGATAAGCTGGATGCATTTCTGGAATCGGTGGGCGAGGCTTCCATCCTGGAAGTGGTTCGCTCCGGTGTTTCCGGTATTGCCCGTGGTGACAAGGTACTGGCGCTTTAA
- a CDS encoding acetolactate synthase 3 large subunit gives MELLSGAEMLIRSLKDEGVEIIFGYPGGAVLHIYDALYQEPSISHVLVRHEQAAAHMADAFSRSSGKTGVCLATSGPGATNTVTGIATAYMDSIPMVIITGQVQSDWIGDDAFQETDIVGVTRPIVKHSFMVKKTEDIPSIIKKAFYIASTGRPGPVLVDIPKDLTNPAVTYEYSYPSKVKLRSYNVVSKGHSGQIKKAVDLLMAAKRPIFYTGGGVIQGNSAAELTELVRKMGFPCTNTLMGLGGFPGDDPQFVGMLGMHGTYEANMAMHHADVVMAIGARFDDRVTNHTGKFCPNAKIIHVDVDPASIAKNIPVDIPIVGPVDQVLKEMLEQLEKTDEKPDPQALEAWWKQIEAWRAYHGMRYETKTGLLKPQQVIEELYRATNGEAIVTSDVGQHQMFAAQYYKFKYPRQWINSGGLGTMGFGLPAAMGCLAAKPDATVACVTGEGSIQMNIQELSTCLQYNFPVKIINLNNQALGMVRQWQDMQYQGRHSSSTYEESLPDFVKLAESYGHVGIRVTKPEDLEGAMKEAFSLTDRLVFMDISVDPNEHVYPMQIKEGSMRDMWLNKTERT, from the coding sequence GTGGAACTTTTATCTGGTGCAGAGATGCTCATCCGCTCCTTAAAGGATGAGGGTGTAGAAATCATATTCGGCTACCCTGGTGGTGCCGTGCTGCATATATATGATGCGCTATACCAGGAGCCCAGCATTTCCCACGTGCTGGTTCGTCATGAGCAGGCTGCTGCTCACATGGCTGATGCGTTTTCCCGCAGCAGCGGCAAAACGGGGGTGTGCCTGGCTACTTCAGGCCCTGGCGCAACCAATACAGTAACCGGTATTGCTACCGCTTACATGGATTCCATCCCCATGGTCATCATCACGGGGCAAGTGCAGTCTGACTGGATCGGCGACGATGCCTTCCAGGAGACCGATATTGTGGGCGTGACTCGGCCTATCGTGAAGCACAGCTTCATGGTGAAAAAGACCGAAGACATTCCGTCCATCATCAAGAAAGCCTTTTACATCGCCAGCACCGGTCGCCCTGGCCCAGTGTTGGTGGATATTCCCAAGGATTTGACCAACCCGGCGGTTACCTATGAGTACAGCTACCCCTCCAAGGTGAAGCTGCGTTCCTACAATGTGGTATCCAAAGGTCATTCTGGACAGATCAAAAAAGCCGTCGACCTGCTGATGGCTGCCAAGCGTCCTATCTTTTATACCGGTGGTGGTGTTATTCAGGGCAATTCAGCCGCTGAGCTTACCGAATTGGTTCGCAAAATGGGCTTCCCTTGCACCAACACCCTGATGGGGTTGGGTGGTTTTCCAGGGGATGATCCGCAATTTGTCGGCATGCTGGGCATGCACGGAACCTACGAAGCCAACATGGCTATGCATCATGCCGATGTGGTAATGGCTATTGGCGCTCGTTTCGACGATCGAGTAACCAACCACACCGGCAAATTCTGCCCCAACGCCAAGATCATACACGTAGACGTGGATCCTGCGTCCATCGCCAAAAACATACCTGTCGACATCCCGATCGTGGGCCCGGTTGATCAGGTGTTGAAAGAGATGCTGGAGCAACTCGAGAAAACCGATGAGAAGCCAGATCCGCAGGCGCTTGAAGCCTGGTGGAAGCAAATTGAAGCCTGGCGCGCATACCACGGCATGCGTTACGAAACCAAGACTGGATTGCTTAAGCCACAGCAGGTTATCGAAGAGCTGTATCGGGCTACTAACGGCGAAGCCATTGTTACCTCGGATGTTGGTCAGCATCAGATGTTCGCCGCCCAGTACTACAAGTTCAAGTATCCGCGTCAGTGGATCAACTCTGGTGGTTTGGGCACAATGGGATTTGGATTGCCTGCGGCCATGGGCTGTCTGGCGGCAAAGCCTGATGCCACGGTGGCTTGTGTAACCGGTGAAGGCAGTATTCAGATGAATATTCAGGAGCTGTCCACCTGCTTGCAATATAACTTCCCCGTCAAAATCATCAATTTGAACAACCAGGCCCTGGGCATGGTTCGTCAGTGGCAGGACATGCAATATCAGGGGCGTCACTCCAGCTCGACCTACGAAGAATCGCTGCCTGATTTTGTTAAGCTGGCGGAATCTTATGGGCATGTGGGAATACGAGTTACCAAGCCGGAAGACCTTGAGGGCGCAATGAAAGAGGCCTTTTCACTGACAGATCGTCTGGTGTTCATGGATATCTCCGTTGATCCCAACGAGCACGTATATCCTATGCAGATAAAAGAAGGCTCCATGCGTGACATGTGGCTGAATAAGACGGAGCGTACCTGA